TACTTGCATCAAATTTTATGCTTATCTGTAAGACAACTCCAAGTCCTTCCCCTTTCTCTGGTTTCGCTTGCTGCAGCATGACAAGTTGCTCAGCTAGACTCAGTCAGGGTGAGTCACAAACAAGAAGCAGTGCTGAGAAAGGGGCAGGCgtcagagacagacagagaaaaattACTGTTTGCATTGGCAAATATAGTTTTTACAATATCCATCCTGCCAGTTTTAGCACTAGCTGtcaatttgtctttttctgtttccaccTGTCCTGTTGCAGCACTTCAGACATAACACAATAAGCTGGTTGCCTTCATGTCCCAGGACTGTTTTACTCTACAAAACGTGTATCTGGAAATGGCCTCCTTATTTACTAAATTAAGAGTTTATTTGGGATCAAAGGCTGGCCACATTAATGCAATAATAACCTGTGTTTGCATGTTGTTAAAAAGGAGAGAATAGCAAGCCTGCTGCTCCAGAACACAACTGCAGTTCAATGAAAtctatttaaataatctttGAAATTAGTGTACTACCAAAATTTAATTTACTCTGAATTTtgtctctaaaataaaaattttgtatttaaattaggACCTGTAGTTTTATCCATAAGCTAGTATTTAGAAGtttatttaatcaataaaaaaggCAGCGGTGAGAGATAAATGCAtactgctttttaaaacatttcctggaAACAGCAGGAAGCATAATCTCATTGTAACTTTTAAATACTTTctcaagaaaatatattaataaaccCTCATATCATCTCAATGTTTGGCTATATTATCTTGACATCATCTAGtacagcagaaataaatggCACCCATATAGGCTATGTTTCCTTCACACTCTACACACATCAgtcaatttaattcagtttaataaaatagcACCGATTCACAACAAATCTTAAGGCAAGTTACAAAACAGATTCCGATTCATATTCGGTCCAATCTTACAAACAGATCCAGTTACAAACATTGCAGTTAATTTCAGTTAATTAAGGCAGCTGACGTGATTTTTTAAGCAATCCTTCATGATGAGCATGTATTTGGCAAAAGTGAAAAGATAAAactccttttcctcctttaagTAAATATCCAGCACAACAGAGGCTGGGGATTTACCTGCACCACCTGTGTGTGAGACTAATGGTTCAAAAGTGCAGCGTGTCAAAAACACATTGTGGCTTATGAATCTGGAAGTTTTAACCCACATCAGCAGACCAGTTGCATTCACTGACTTGCATTTGTGTTTGGTAAAAAGGATACTGACGTGCTTTTTGTGGAAAAGATAGAATTCAATTTGTGTACTTAAGAATCAGTGAcatgacagacaaaaaaatgaacatttacaCAACTCCTGCCCTCATTGTTCTGACTCCAAATTTACAGATAaaagtgtatatatttttgcctTAAGTGTCTGCATAGTCCagtcaattaaaaatgacaattagAATGTCCTTaagtgtttttacattttaacatttttgtgtaatgATCTTTATATGAAATTCATGAATATTAACTGCATTGCCCTGTCATCGTATCATCAGGACTAGAACAGATATCATGTTGGAGCTAAAGGTAACTTAGAAAAATTGTGGATTTAATTATAGCTTCTCAGTGTGACTTTGGGTGCATGGATACTTAGTGTTAAACTGTTTTGAGCTGTTAGTTTGActagaaaaaagttttattatgtATGTTCAGTTACTCTATTTAACCGTGATAAACTCAGCAGTTCCTTGATTAAACAGCCAAACCCCAGCATATAGAGGCTGAGTGAatctggtctggactctgtggaggaGAGTCATGGTTTCAGAGACGCTGTAGAAACACAGAATACCTGCTCTGTGATCCAGGTACACTCCTactctggaggaaactggacTTTTAATGGAAGTACTTACTTTGTTGTGCCAGAATGTGCAACATTCACTGCCACAACGTAGTGCCCAAGATTTGTCATTAAATCCAAGCTTAGATTCATCTAATCTTCCTGTTCTGCTGATATTCTTGTATGAAACTGCTACTTCAACTCCTCCCTGACTccactccacctcccagtaacaacgTCCAGTCAGACTCTCTCTGCTCAGGACCTGAGACCAGCCAGTGAATCTTTCTGGATGATCAGGATAAGGCTGATGCCTTAATGatacttttctgtttctctgaagCAGTGCCAAACTTTGATGTGCTGTATTTGGATCCAAAGTTATTTCTTGTGAATATATCAGGAAACCAGCTCTggtctttggttctggttctgacaaCAAAACCTCAACTGTAGTGATTGCCAGTAAGATGTTTGTCCATGTGTCTCTCAGGACGTCCTGTAGTTtgtctctgagctctgacacagctggtgccacgtcctcaaagtgtctcagaggacggatgttgatgctggatgagtgtgtagactcactgagtgctggcagtgaggggtagttgaggagaaactggttgtgatcctctgtgtgtgagagctgctccagctcagcgtctttcctcttcagctcagtgatctcctgctccagcttctcctgaacatctttgactcgactcagttcagtttcctgctgggatctgatctgctgcttcacatcagagcttctttcctggaggagacggatcatctcagtgaagatcttctcactgtcctccactgcTTTATCAGCACAGACAGtgatggcctccacctcctgttgaagcagcttcacatctttctcttGGTCCTGGATTCTCTGATGGATTTGTTGTCGACTCTCCTGGAGCTCCTTCTGCTTCTTAgctctttctgctgcagctgaaactgTTTCATGGTCTTTATGTTCATCCATAGTGCAGAGATAACAGATACACTGCTGATCAGTACGACAGAAGatcttcatcacctcatcaTGACGAGAACAGATGTTCTGCAGAAGTTTAGTAGAAGCTTCAAccagattatgttttttaaacgTAGGTGATTCATAGTGAGATTGAAGGTGATTTTGGCAATAAGAAGCCATACAGACCAGACAGGATTTGACAGCTTTCATCTTCCTCCCAGTGCAGAAATCACAGGCCACATCTTCAGGTCCAGCATAGCAGTAGACAGCTGGTGCAGTTTGGAGTCCAGTCTTCTTCAGATCCTCCACCAATTCTGACAGCATGATGTTTTTCTCCAGGACAGGCCTTGGTATGAACTCTTTCCTGCACTGAGGGCAGCTATTGATTTTTCTCTGATCTTCTCCATCCCAGTGGCATTTAATACAGTTCATGCAGTAACTGTGTCCACAAGGAATAGTCACCGGATCCTTCAGTAGATCCAAACAGATGGAGCAAGAGTATTTAGATGAATCCATGTTTATTCTTCGCTGATCTGCGTACTCACCAGTTGTCAGTTCCTGCTCTTTACAGTACAGCAATTGTACCAAGCCCTCACCTTTAAATGGGAGGAACCAGGAAATAACTTGTCAGACTGTCAGATCTGAACTTTGTGTTGCAGAGAAGGGAGTGGTTCTCTCTGTTTGCTTTACGACAGGTCAAAGTCAAGTTTAAGTTTACAGTAGAAACATACATTTATCTCACTTTCACCTGCTATCTCCAGAAGTATTCAGTCAGTTTTCAGGCTTTGTTGTATTTATCTTACAAAATCAtttgtgtgtgttaatgttACAGATCAAGTAAAAGGCATTTCTACTGGAAGTACTGTACATTGCACTGCTTTAGCTTGTCTAcaccacctgctgctgctgtcttgGTTTAAAGGATTTTATGTTGTGTAAAACTCATATTTGGATGTCAGCTTCTTCTgctgaaatatgtattttatattcaagtttatttttacttcattattTTGTCACTCTAAGTACCAGAACCCGTATATTCATCTAGTTGGTCTTTTTGACGACCAACAAAAATATGCTGCAATACTCTTAGTATAATTTTCAGTTCTCTAACTGTTGTTGTTAATTACTCACAGAATGATTTTTTCAAGCCTCGATTTTTAATGATCATGATGATTTTATGCTTACAGCtaacaaaaaacatgacatttaagattagaatattatatCAGGCAAAACAAACATTCTAATACAGAAATATGGACTTAATGAAAAGTACGTCTAACACCCAATTAAAGATTATTGTCAAAATGGTACTTTTAATGAgacaaatgagcctcatctGAACACATATTGTTGAATTATACtatgtgtttttgaaaacaagTATTTGTATTCAACAATCTACTAAGTgcattaaaacatgatgtatttttaacaacaaacttGGTTGGAAGACTTATATGAGATCTGCAACAAACATGTATTAATTCAGTGCAGAACTTGTATGaagttatcaaaaataattgtgaagGGAAATTAGGAATTCAATGAATACAGATGCTTTTAAATTTAGTCCAACCCAAAGATCCTGCATCAGCCAATCACTTCCTGGTTCTCTTAGTGTGACACTTAATACACAGAAACCTGCCGTCCAGAGGATAACCTTGATATTTATCTTCTTCAGATGAAAATGGACGAGCACAGTCCTCACATTGGTAACACTCGATGTGGTAGTTCTTTCCCAGAGCCACCAGTTTTACCCTTTCCTCACTGCCCTGAGCCGGAACAATGGGTTCTTTACAGGCTTCACACTGAGGAGAGAAATGCTTGTGGTAATCCTGTATGCAGTAGGGCTTGTTGTCTTCACCTGCAATAAATGGGAGTCCATCCAGTGTGCAGGAGCAGGTGCTGCACAGGAAGCATCGGACATGGAAGCACTTTCCCATGGCCTTCAGGATATGGTCAGTAATTTTCTCTCCACATTGAGAGCAGGAAGCCAGGGAAGTCACATAGCAACGTTTACATTCTGGTGAGCCTTCCTTGTCATAAAACTGCATGCCCTGCAAGGGGCGGTGACAGCTcatgcagcagaaacagctggGGTGGAAGGCTTTGCCCATTGCCTTCAAAGCTGGCTGAGTGCTGGACAAATCCTTGCCACATTTCCCACAAATCTTTGTTGGAGTGGAGGTGGGAACAGGTGCTGGTTTGTCTTTGTTGAAGATTTTGATCAGTTTCTTCATGTTTGGAGCTACACCACCAACTGGGACTGGGTCTGGACCAGGAGGTAACGGCACTGATAAAGGTCTGCTCTTCACCCTCTTTTTGTCCGAGGAGGGAAGTGACGCCTCACTGTCCTCCTCTGCTTTATCATCAGAGACGCTGATGCCTCTCATCTTCTGCGGAAGCAGTTTCACATCTTTCTCTCGGTTCTGAAGTCTCTGCTTGAGTTGTTGTCGCATTACTTCAAACTCTGGCTTCTCTGTCCTTTCTGCTGCATTTGGATCTCttttatatttatcaaataaaatcttcctCACCTCATCATGACGAGAGCTGAAGTTCTGCTGGGGCTTTGCTGAAACTTCAACAAGTTTATGTTTACTAAAAGTAAAAGACTCATAATGAGGTTGGATGTGTTTCTCACAAAACGAGGCTAAGCAGACCAGACAGGACTTTACAGCTTTCATCTTCCTCCCACTGCAGACATCACAGGTCACATCTTCAGGTCCAGCATAGTAGTGATCAGCCGGAGCCGCTTGTAGTCCAGTCTTCTTAAGATCCTCCACCAACTCTGCTAACACAATGTTTTTCACCAGGCCAGGCCTCATTGTGAACTTTTTCCTGCACTGAGGGCAGCTGTAGACTCCTTTTTGATCTTCCCGATCCCAGCAAGATTTGATGCAGTTCATACAGTAGCTGTGTCCACAGGGGATAGTCGCCGGACTCTTCAGGAGAtccaaacaaatacaacaaGTTAATTTAGCAGAATCCATCTGATCTTTCTGCTGCAGAGTTTCAGTAATACTGTGTGACTCTTCCTTTAGGGAAATGAACATGTCACACGTACCTTTGCTGGAGCTGCTATCAGCCACTCCCTTCTGTTTAACTGACAGGTGGGAGTGgcttttattgctgttattaGTACTTTGGAGGACAGAGGTTGTTGTTGCAGAGTGAACTCCATGATAAGGTAGTGGTAATGAAGAGGAAAATTGATGGAAAATTACATACCTGCTGCCTTAAAATCACTAGGTCACATTCAtccttttaatttcattttattcattgctTTATAATTGGGGAAACttacaacaaatgttttaaggtactttttaaaagacaaacagactTAGAACTACATAATCAATCCATTCAGATAGATTCAAatgcagtaaaatgcatttcaGTATTTAGAACCACTTTGATATTATGATTAATTTTCTTGAAGGTTGCATGGGGAAAGAAGTTATATAATTATGACGTGTAAAACcagttttctctctgttacTCTTGCATTAATGAGCTTTCCTTCAGAGTTATGTGTCCTGTCTTGCTAAAATCTCCGCCCAGTTCAACGTTGgatattttctgtgtttagtttTATCATGTGGGCTGCActgtggtgcagttggtagcattgttgtcttgcagcaagaaggtcctgggttcaattcccgccccagggtctttctgcatggattTTGCATGTTCTACCTGTGCATGCGTGAGTTGTCtttgggtactccggcttcctcccgcAGTCCCTAGGTGTGAGTATGTCACTGGTTCATTTATGCTGTTCTGACTCTATTTGACTTTAATGAACTCAGCAAAATCTGCCTCATCAAACAGCCGTATCCCAGCATGTAGAGGCTGAGTGAATCTGGTTTGGACTCTGTGGAGGAGAGTCATGGTTTTAGAGATgctgtagaaggacagaataTCTGCTCTGTGATCCAGGTACACTCCTAttctggaggaaactggacctGATACTGGAGTTTCAATGTTGTTGTGATAAAAAgtgtaaatgtttctgttgcaaGATAATGCCCAAGATTTGTTATTAAATCCAAATGCACACTTATCTGACCTTCCTTCTCTGCTGATGTTCTTGTATGAAACTGCTACAGcaactcttcctcctctcctctccaccTCCCAATAACAATGTCCAGTCAGACTCTCTCTACTCAGAACCTGATTATAATCAGTGAATCTGTCTGGATCACTGAAATGATACCGCAATACAGAAGATGAGGGAAGTTTTGATGTTACTTTTCTATTTCCATCTGATAAAAACAGCTTCCTGTGTGCTGTGTTTGGATCCAGAGTGactttttgtgaatattttaagaattcagctctgctctttggttctggttctgacagtaTAACATCCACTTTAGTGACcttcagtaaaatgtttgtcCATGTGTCTCTCAGGACGTCCTGCATTAtgtctctgagctctgacacagctggtgtcacgtcctcaaagtgtctcagaggacggatgttgatgctggatgagtgtgtagactcactgagtgctggcagtgaggggtagttgaggagaaactggttgtgatcctctgtgtgtgagagctgctccagctcagcgtctttcctcttcagctcagtgatctcctgctccagcttctcctgaacatctttgactcgactcacttcagtttcctgctgggatctgatctgctgcttcacatcagagcttctttcctggaggagacggatcagctcagtgaagatcttctcactgtcctccactgctttatcagcagagacattgatggcctccacctcctgttgaagcagcttcacatctttctcttGGTCCTGGATTCTCTGATGGATTTGTTGTCGACTCTCCTGGAGCTCCTTCTGCTTCTCAGCTCTTTCTGTTGCAGCTGGGACTGTGTCATGTCCTTTATGTTCATCCATAGTGCTGAGATAACAGATACACTGCTGATCAGTACGACAGAAGatcttcatcacctcatcaTGACGAGAACAGATGTTCTGCATAAGTTTAGTAGATGCTTCAAccagattatgttttttaaatgtaggtGATTCATAATGAGGTTGAAGGTGCTTTTGGCAATAAGAAACCAAACAGACCAGACAGGATTTGACAGCTTTCATCTTCCTCTCAGTGCAACCATCACAGGCCACATCTTTAGGTCCAGCATAGCAGTGATCAGCTGGAGCAGCGTGGAGTCCAGTCTTCTTCAGATCCTCCACCAAATCAGCTAACATGATGTTTTTCTCCAGGACAGGCCTTGGTATGAACTCTTTCCTGCACTTAGGGCAGCTGTGAATTTTCCTTTGATCTTCTCCATCCCAGTGGTGTTTAATACAGTTCATACAGTAGCTGTGTCCACAAGGAATAGTCACCGGATCCTTCAGTAGATCCAAACAGATGGAACAGGAGTATTTAGCTGACGCTGTCTGATTTCGTCTCTGTGCC
The window above is part of the Xiphophorus couchianus chromosome 14, X_couchianus-1.0, whole genome shotgun sequence genome. Proteins encoded here:
- the LOC114156915 gene encoding tripartite motif-containing protein 16-like; this translates as MDSSKYSCSICLDLLKDPVTIPCGHSYCMNCIKCHWDGEDQRKINSCPQCRKEFIPRPVLEKNIMLSELVEDLKKTGLQTAPAVYCYAGPEDVACDFCTGRKMKAVKSCLVCMASYCQNHLQSHYESPTFKKHNLVEASTKLLQNICSRHDEVMKIFCRTDQQCICYLCTMDEHKDHETVSAAAERAKKQKELQESRQQIHQRIQDQEKDVKLLQQEVEAITVCADKAVEDSEKIFTEMIRLLQERSSDVKQQIRSQQETELSRVKDVQEKLEQEITELKRKDAELEQLSHTEDHNQFLLNYPSLPALSESTHSSSINIRPLRHFEDVAPAVSELRDKLQDVLRDTWTNILLAITTVEVLLSEPEPKTRAGFLIYSQEITLDPNTAHQSLALLQRNRKVSLRHQPYPDHPERFTGWSQVLSRESLTGRCYWEVEWSQGGVEVAVSYKNISRTGRLDESKLGFNDKSWALRCGSECCTFWHNKVSTSIKSPVSSRVGVYLDHRAGILCFYSVSETMTLLHRVQTRFTQPLYAGVWLFNQGTAEFITVK
- the LOC114156929 gene encoding zyxin-like; amino-acid sequence: MFISLKEESHSITETLQQKDQMDSAKLTCCICLDLLKSPATIPCGHSYCMNCIKSCWDREDQKGVYSCPQCRKKFTMRPGLVKNIVLAELVEDLKKTGLQAAPADHYYAGPEDVTCDVCSGRKMKAVKSCLVCLASFCEKHIQPHYESFTFSKHKLVEVSAKPQQNFSSRHDEVRKILFDKYKRDPNAAERTEKPEFEVMRQQLKQRLQNREKDVKLLPQKMRGISVSDDKAEEDSEASLPSSDKKRVKSRPLSVPLPPGPDPVPVGGVAPNMKKLIKIFNKDKPAPVPTSTPTKICGKCGKDLSSTQPALKAMGKAFHPSCFCCMSCHRPLQGMQFYDKEGSPECKRCYVTSLASCSQCGEKITDHILKAMGKCFHVRCFLCSTCSCTLDGLPFIAGEDNKPYCIQDYHKHFSPQCEACKEPIVPAQGSEERVKLVALGKNYHIECYQCEDCARPFSSEEDKYQGYPLDGRFLCIKCHTKRTRK
- the LOC114156898 gene encoding tripartite motif-containing protein 16-like, whose product is MAQRRNQTASAKYSCSICLDLLKDPVTIPCGHSYCMNCIKHHWDGEDQRKIHSCPKCRKEFIPRPVLEKNIMLADLVEDLKKTGLHAAPADHCYAGPKDVACDGCTERKMKAVKSCLVCLVSYCQKHLQPHYESPTFKKHNLVEASTKLMQNICSRHDEVMKIFCRTDQQCICYLSTMDEHKGHDTVPAATERAEKQKELQESRQQIHQRIQDQEKDVKLLQQEVEAINVSADKAVEDSEKIFTELIRLLQERSSDVKQQIRSQQETEVSRVKDVQEKLEQEITELKRKDAELEQLSHTEDHNQFLLNYPSLPALSESTHSSSINIRPLRHFEDVTPAVSELRDIMQDVLRDTWTNILLKVTKVDVILSEPEPKSRAEFLKYSQKVTLDPNTAHRKLFLSDGNRKVTSKLPSSSVLRYHFSDPDRFTDYNQVLSRESLTGHCYWEVERRGGRVAVAVSYKNISREGRSDKCAFGFNNKSWALSCNRNIYTFYHNNIETPVSGPVSSRIGVYLDHRADILSFYSISKTMTLLHRVQTRFTQPLHAGIRLFDEADFAEFIKVK